The Streptomyces sp. NBC_01353 genome contains a region encoding:
- a CDS encoding AAA domain-containing protein, with amino-acid sequence MDDELPPEYIEDLLDDLFTGKQAQHGRYRLVGGYQELIRGRLIHFVLRNLDHATDVREVALFLNVDQAGGDLWDHEVRNLLRLKMLGHPALPEIVEGRFDRTFRVAFIMTRQEGQPLAKDWRTVVDLWATAYPVVAFEQFSLLVDALSQLHGTRIVHRNLTLAAVRVNPVPNNPARTTLALARFELSALLNNLLQSVHGPSSKATYDEAVKALFLSPPPGVTKAHHLAYLAPENHPSVFCDVRLRHLDHGSTDVFGLGVLGWELFVGPLTDRLPDECAAVDRAEGDELPAALARLHSAMRRALNVSLKLPRPLRQALLEMLDPSPTGRSSSFEASANLQRNWSGICLALDPAPTGAKPRLLAFMPDQSVVTIHTSRGWTDHSPDTPQGSKELQAFLEEELREAELVHCHGGAVGFVDGDARSLREAQWALIGQQAVWFCAFLYEYDAMGRRTVTRTDTLVIKYLVDKRFASDILSIRPKRRIGKVDLVPFRLGQSLEDEQEGRPSWEDLTNAVQNTEQGAQGADVQEMLRAVSFMLDYQTVALRARQYPYTLTETGDGRHVLTHDRGRELKWLHDDELLTAYCSDPRHRPALGDFARGLLAESGKPMVAVVHDRHSPYFGSGSVAFRLKERLDSEAIVVEAAPGKELPSKGWLRPNDDFGTEVQLRREARGLASLRQKSGLARVLHTPQSIELHGRRDITLDIPARPGEKPLRGKSAQIIADMLRLHPFYALQGPPGTGKSTVVSHALRDFLRTEHGARVLVSAQSNDALNQLAGKCLELLRPAIDSQQVLMLREQSRTKDSGELPEELRPFTAEAIAGDLVKRIRKRVTGGHIGARNASEEKLMLRWSDVAEANMVELTERIRSSADVVLATCSIAGTLTDEVRDPSDVFDWVIIEEAAKAWPTEIIMPLVLGVRWTLVGDHLQLGPHRAQDVKTFLDSLASHQDERIKLHHAARESYLRFVQMFGRFFEGRDSANRAEARSPMDTLVTQFRMHPTISQPFARAFYPDSGGGTFLKPDPQIDEFHTATKPDYVKGAPLIWLDTSQHTSCEDRGYWWNPGEVELVEDLARVLGLDTQSDPRKLAVLTPYRKQVDALKRGFLNGRVHTVHSFQGGQAKTVIVSLVRSSERGTETRQNVGHTAQTDVINVMLSRAQQLLVVVGNLPHFERHGGSAWQSVIKTFREVGRIVDASTGQIVVDAAAGTGDVR; translated from the coding sequence ATGGATGACGAGCTGCCGCCGGAGTACATCGAGGACCTGCTGGACGATCTGTTCACGGGGAAACAGGCCCAGCACGGCCGGTACCGGCTGGTGGGTGGCTACCAGGAGCTGATCCGCGGGCGATTGATCCATTTCGTCCTGCGGAACCTGGACCACGCCACTGACGTGCGCGAGGTGGCGCTGTTCCTCAATGTCGACCAGGCGGGGGGCGACCTCTGGGACCACGAGGTGCGCAATCTGTTACGGCTGAAGATGCTCGGCCATCCGGCGCTGCCGGAGATCGTGGAGGGCCGGTTCGACCGGACCTTCCGTGTCGCGTTCATCATGACGCGCCAGGAGGGACAGCCGCTCGCCAAGGACTGGCGGACCGTGGTGGACCTGTGGGCGACGGCTTACCCGGTGGTGGCGTTCGAGCAGTTCAGCCTGTTGGTGGACGCGTTGAGCCAGCTGCACGGAACGCGGATCGTGCACCGGAACCTGACGTTGGCCGCCGTCCGGGTCAACCCCGTACCGAACAACCCGGCCCGGACGACGCTTGCCCTGGCGCGGTTCGAACTGAGCGCCCTGCTGAACAACCTGCTGCAGTCGGTCCACGGACCGAGCAGCAAGGCGACGTACGACGAGGCCGTGAAGGCGCTGTTCCTCTCGCCGCCGCCTGGTGTCACGAAGGCGCACCATCTGGCCTATCTCGCACCGGAGAACCACCCGTCGGTCTTCTGCGACGTCCGGCTGCGCCACCTGGATCACGGCAGCACCGACGTCTTCGGACTCGGTGTGCTCGGCTGGGAGCTCTTCGTCGGCCCTCTGACGGACCGGCTGCCCGACGAGTGCGCCGCCGTCGACCGTGCCGAGGGCGACGAACTGCCCGCGGCACTGGCCCGGTTGCACAGTGCGATGCGCCGTGCACTCAATGTCTCCCTCAAGCTCCCCCGGCCGCTCCGCCAGGCGCTGCTCGAGATGCTCGACCCCTCGCCCACCGGCCGCAGTTCCTCCTTCGAGGCCTCGGCCAACCTGCAGCGCAACTGGTCCGGCATCTGCCTGGCCCTGGACCCGGCACCGACCGGCGCCAAACCGCGGCTGCTGGCCTTCATGCCCGATCAGTCCGTGGTGACGATCCACACGAGCCGTGGCTGGACGGACCACAGCCCCGACACCCCGCAGGGCTCCAAGGAGCTCCAGGCCTTCCTCGAGGAGGAGTTGCGCGAGGCCGAGCTCGTCCACTGCCACGGCGGAGCGGTCGGCTTCGTCGACGGCGACGCCCGATCGCTCCGTGAGGCCCAGTGGGCGCTGATCGGACAACAGGCCGTGTGGTTCTGCGCGTTCCTGTACGAGTACGACGCCATGGGCCGTCGCACGGTGACCCGCACCGACACCCTGGTCATCAAGTACCTCGTCGACAAACGCTTCGCGTCCGACATCCTGTCGATCAGGCCGAAACGACGGATCGGCAAGGTGGACCTGGTGCCGTTCCGGCTGGGGCAGTCACTGGAGGACGAGCAGGAGGGCCGCCCTTCCTGGGAGGACCTCACCAACGCGGTCCAGAACACGGAGCAGGGCGCGCAGGGCGCCGACGTCCAGGAGATGCTGCGCGCCGTCTCCTTCATGCTGGACTACCAGACCGTGGCGCTCCGAGCCCGCCAGTACCCTTACACGCTCACCGAGACGGGAGACGGCCGTCATGTGCTGACCCACGACAGGGGCAGGGAACTCAAGTGGCTGCACGATGACGAGCTGCTCACCGCCTACTGCTCCGATCCCAGACACAGGCCGGCGCTCGGCGACTTCGCCCGAGGCCTTCTCGCCGAGTCCGGCAAGCCCATGGTGGCCGTGGTGCACGACCGGCACAGTCCGTACTTCGGCAGTGGCTCCGTCGCGTTCCGGCTGAAGGAGCGTCTGGACTCGGAGGCCATCGTCGTCGAGGCCGCACCCGGGAAGGAGCTGCCGAGCAAGGGATGGCTCCGGCCCAACGACGACTTCGGCACGGAGGTCCAACTCCGCCGGGAGGCACGGGGACTCGCCTCGCTGCGTCAGAAGAGCGGCCTGGCGCGGGTCCTGCACACGCCCCAGTCCATCGAGCTGCACGGCCGGCGGGACATCACGCTGGACATTCCGGCGCGGCCCGGAGAGAAGCCTCTGCGGGGCAAGTCGGCCCAGATCATCGCCGACATGCTGCGCCTGCATCCGTTCTACGCCCTCCAGGGACCTCCCGGCACGGGCAAGAGCACGGTGGTCTCCCATGCGTTGCGGGACTTCCTCAGGACGGAGCACGGCGCGCGCGTGCTGGTGAGCGCGCAGTCGAACGACGCGTTGAACCAGCTGGCGGGGAAGTGCCTGGAGCTGCTCAGGCCGGCGATCGACAGCCAGCAGGTGCTGATGCTCCGCGAGCAGTCGCGAACGAAGGACTCCGGCGAGCTGCCGGAGGAGTTGCGCCCCTTCACCGCGGAGGCGATCGCCGGGGATCTGGTCAAGCGGATCCGCAAGCGGGTCACGGGCGGTCACATCGGAGCCCGCAACGCGTCGGAGGAGAAGCTGATGCTGCGGTGGTCCGATGTCGCCGAGGCGAACATGGTCGAGTTGACCGAGCGCATCCGGTCCAGCGCCGATGTCGTCCTGGCGACGTGCTCGATCGCGGGCACGCTCACCGACGAGGTGCGCGATCCGTCGGACGTGTTCGACTGGGTGATCATCGAGGAGGCGGCCAAGGCCTGGCCGACGGAGATCATCATGCCGCTGGTCCTGGGCGTGCGCTGGACCCTGGTGGGCGACCATCTGCAGCTCGGGCCGCACCGCGCCCAGGACGTCAAGACGTTCCTGGACAGCCTGGCCTCGCACCAGGACGAGCGGATCAAGCTCCATCACGCGGCACGTGAGAGCTATCTGAGGTTCGTGCAGATGTTCGGCAGGTTCTTCGAGGGCCGGGACTCGGCGAACCGCGCCGAGGCCAGGAGCCCGATGGACACCCTCGTCACCCAGTTCCGTATGCACCCCACCATCTCCCAGCCCTTCGCCCGGGCCTTCTACCCCGACAGCGGCGGCGGCACGTTCCTCAAACCCGATCCGCAGATCGACGAGTTCCACACCGCCACCAAGCCGGACTACGTGAAGGGCGCGCCCCTGATCTGGCTGGACACCTCCCAGCACACGAGCTGCGAGGACCGGGGGTACTGGTGGAACCCGGGAGAGGTCGAGCTGGTGGAGGACCTGGCGCGTGTGCTGGGACTCGACACCCAGAGCGACCCGAGGAAGCTGGCCGTGCTGACCCCGTACCGCAAGCAGGTGGACGCACTGAAGCGTGGGTTCCTGAACGGGCGGGTGCACACCGTCCACTCCTTCCAGGGCGGGCAGGCGAAGACGGTGATCGTCTCCCTGGTCCGCAGCTCGGAACGGGGTACGGAGACGCGGCAGAACGTGGGCCACACCGCCCAGACCGACGTGATCAACGTGATGCTCTCCCGGGCACAGCAGCTTCTCGTGGTCGTCGGGAACCTGCCTCATTTCGAGCGCCACGGCGGAAGCGCCTGGCAGTCGGTGATCAAGACCTTCCGTGAGGTCGGCAGGATCGTCGACGCCTCGACAGGACAGATCGTCGTCGACGCGGCGGCGGGAACGGGAGACGTCCGATGA
- a CDS encoding ATP-binding protein, whose amino-acid sequence MASEFDDMEADVADSFDVHLIPVGPVAGFPDGDTVSEAERTAAVLRRMGGEAVDPVFAGRAVESLTDADEALAHWAGERPGDDESRPSALLWFGHGRAATLGAVLLVPGSKERGDARVTPEMVAHYVHAEQRRREQNESHWALVMVEACNSENFARDVACMFNGSKQPRTRSLLLIATGKPEAQGYLGTFRKVLERYLDTKTSLDEVFTLRDLQGHFIRHRVYAELVGGETSAELRLVLRDRVPLAGATTVADLRRQQNRFDEAPDALPLMPAPDKVGFLEVVHDFTGRTADLRTVASWCVDPAATSVLAVTGAPGAGKSALLGETLRRWSHRRAEDGDIGPAPRIVAVLPLTGSTPEDVVRRLADTLDAHPGGGDVLDAVRRRLTELSHGPGAEAPALLVADALDEARDPVPIAALLRDLATTGVRLLIGTRPSPLAGVAREGRPADDSGHVDLLELLGSATGHARVLTLAPDPSAARDYAERNVREILREHPTSDDAWHESVAGTVADAVEAHVRTRSWQFLQAALVVQEIGQRPGVLSPGPDGRTALAQMLERDQSGIFGAAVQRITAGLPTAEPLLRALAYAHGRGLPLADGIWARAAAGIAGADAPFDDDQVGLFLNRAAAYVLVDGEDRRSVFRLAHRTHTEQLLGDGTPDRRYEMLLALLDLAAAQAGAGQPLSPHLATRLAEYAADCGAPGWSALAERPTVVDRLPPASLSALALTPGPGTGTAPTDLPIEVLGTVASAHLIKESEPDDRPGLRQLGGLRAAGRTHDAGPGAAWEVAWGRVRRVPLHLRLGGADTVVTTLVTRPESAWLVTGSLDGSVMAWEPWREHHPTLLLSGCESPVTALAALGSTAPPAGNAEAGREERGDDETGGARGPGLLAVAHDDRTLQLWDTDAGLGTGDAAERPEPHTTSTVEVVRVMAAVPDGTRRFVVAGEAGYLALLGPDGTLSQPGEAISAGDVVGLVTLPGPDGAPLVVVAYRSGLLGLWAVGGTVPAPVHRTSSRTALAGLVCVSGPTGADRLITVTDDGRLAHWRVSTGDDGPAIVAGNDGALPGVRGADPVLAALPTAEHGAVPVVGDRQGSVRVVRPTAAPGRPAFLETSTGSRAITAIGALRGPQGGSVLVTAAERDSTVHFWDPSAAARAGDAPAGRMPSIRDLRPYVSADGTETLVVTERSAGQTTVRVLRASDGAELDVPAPSGEAEPEEAPLPQGADDQHSRTVGCVALGAPVAPTRPARLRATAGREGTVVVWREEPRSGWRPVRRIPLGSPCTRLAPLPSGPLAVATDDGFVVLRLNPVVREGDGGGTEETDG is encoded by the coding sequence ATGGCCTCGGAATTCGACGACATGGAGGCCGATGTCGCGGACTCGTTCGACGTACACCTGATTCCGGTGGGGCCGGTGGCCGGCTTCCCGGACGGGGACACGGTCAGCGAGGCCGAGCGGACCGCTGCCGTGCTGCGGCGGATGGGCGGGGAGGCCGTCGACCCCGTCTTCGCCGGCCGCGCGGTGGAGTCCCTGACCGACGCCGACGAGGCGCTCGCGCACTGGGCCGGGGAGCGTCCTGGTGACGACGAGTCCCGGCCGTCCGCGCTGCTGTGGTTCGGTCACGGCCGCGCGGCGACGTTGGGTGCCGTGCTGCTCGTACCGGGCTCCAAGGAGCGCGGCGACGCCCGGGTGACTCCGGAGATGGTCGCGCACTACGTCCACGCCGAGCAGCGCAGGCGTGAGCAGAACGAGAGCCACTGGGCGCTCGTGATGGTGGAAGCGTGCAACTCGGAGAACTTCGCACGTGACGTGGCCTGCATGTTCAACGGCTCCAAGCAGCCGCGGACGCGCTCGTTGCTGCTGATCGCCACGGGAAAGCCCGAGGCGCAGGGCTATCTCGGCACGTTCCGCAAGGTGCTGGAGCGGTACCTGGACACGAAGACCTCGCTCGACGAGGTCTTCACCCTCCGCGACCTCCAGGGCCACTTCATACGTCATCGTGTCTACGCCGAGCTCGTCGGCGGCGAGACGAGCGCCGAGCTCCGACTCGTCCTGCGCGACAGGGTTCCGCTCGCCGGCGCGACCACCGTGGCCGACCTGCGCCGGCAGCAGAACCGCTTCGACGAGGCACCCGACGCACTGCCACTCATGCCGGCTCCGGACAAGGTGGGGTTCCTCGAAGTGGTCCACGACTTCACCGGCCGGACAGCGGACCTGCGGACCGTCGCATCCTGGTGCGTCGACCCCGCCGCGACCTCCGTACTGGCCGTCACGGGCGCGCCCGGCGCCGGCAAGTCGGCGCTGCTCGGCGAGACGCTGCGGCGGTGGTCCCACCGTCGCGCGGAGGATGGGGACATCGGGCCCGCCCCGCGGATCGTGGCGGTGCTGCCCCTGACCGGCAGCACCCCCGAGGATGTCGTCCGCCGGCTGGCCGACACACTCGACGCGCACCCCGGAGGCGGTGACGTTCTCGACGCCGTACGTCGCCGGCTGACCGAGCTGTCCCACGGTCCGGGCGCGGAAGCGCCGGCGCTGCTCGTCGCCGACGCTCTCGACGAGGCCAGGGATCCCGTCCCGATCGCGGCCCTGTTACGGGACCTCGCGACCACTGGGGTACGGCTGCTCATCGGCACCCGGCCCTCGCCGCTCGCCGGCGTCGCGCGCGAAGGCCGACCGGCCGACGACAGTGGGCACGTCGACCTGCTCGAGCTCCTCGGTTCGGCGACCGGACACGCCCGCGTGCTGACCCTCGCCCCCGATCCGTCGGCCGCCCGCGACTACGCCGAACGCAACGTACGCGAGATCCTGCGCGAGCATCCCACCAGTGACGACGCGTGGCACGAGTCCGTGGCAGGCACCGTGGCGGACGCCGTGGAGGCCCATGTGCGCACCCGTTCCTGGCAGTTCCTCCAGGCCGCCCTGGTGGTACAGGAGATCGGGCAGCGGCCCGGGGTGCTCTCCCCCGGACCTGACGGCCGGACCGCACTGGCCCAGATGCTGGAGCGCGACCAGAGCGGGATCTTCGGAGCCGCCGTACAGCGGATCACGGCAGGACTGCCCACGGCCGAGCCGCTGCTGCGGGCGCTCGCCTACGCACACGGCCGCGGGCTGCCCCTCGCGGACGGCATCTGGGCACGCGCCGCCGCGGGCATCGCCGGAGCCGACGCTCCTTTCGACGACGATCAGGTGGGGCTGTTCCTGAACCGGGCCGCGGCCTATGTCCTCGTCGACGGGGAGGACCGGCGCAGTGTGTTCCGGCTGGCGCACCGCACCCATACCGAGCAACTGCTCGGGGACGGCACGCCCGACCGCAGGTACGAGATGCTCCTGGCCCTGCTGGATCTCGCGGCCGCGCAGGCCGGTGCCGGACAGCCGCTCAGCCCGCATCTGGCCACCCGGCTCGCCGAGTACGCGGCCGACTGCGGAGCGCCCGGCTGGTCGGCGCTCGCCGAGCGACCCACCGTCGTCGACCGGCTCCCGCCGGCCTCGTTGAGCGCTCTGGCGCTCACCCCCGGGCCGGGAACGGGTACCGCGCCCACCGATCTGCCCATCGAAGTCCTGGGCACCGTCGCGTCGGCGCACCTGATCAAGGAGTCCGAGCCGGACGACCGACCGGGGCTGCGCCAGCTCGGTGGGCTCCGCGCGGCAGGCCGGACGCATGACGCGGGCCCCGGTGCCGCCTGGGAGGTCGCCTGGGGACGGGTGCGCCGCGTGCCCTTGCATCTGCGACTGGGCGGAGCCGACACCGTGGTGACCACGCTCGTCACCCGCCCCGAATCCGCGTGGCTGGTGACCGGCTCCCTCGACGGGTCCGTGATGGCGTGGGAGCCGTGGCGGGAGCACCACCCCACGCTGCTGCTGAGCGGGTGCGAAAGCCCGGTGACCGCGCTCGCCGCCCTCGGCTCGACCGCGCCCCCCGCGGGCAACGCCGAAGCCGGCCGCGAGGAGAGGGGCGACGACGAGACGGGCGGCGCACGCGGGCCCGGCCTGTTGGCCGTCGCGCATGACGACCGCACGCTTCAGCTCTGGGACACCGACGCCGGCCTCGGCACCGGCGACGCCGCCGAACGTCCGGAGCCGCACACCACATCGACCGTCGAGGTGGTGCGGGTGATGGCGGCCGTCCCCGACGGCACCCGACGGTTCGTCGTCGCGGGCGAGGCGGGCTATCTCGCACTCCTCGGCCCGGACGGGACACTGTCGCAGCCCGGCGAGGCGATCTCCGCCGGCGATGTGGTGGGGCTCGTGACCCTCCCGGGCCCGGACGGCGCACCGCTCGTCGTGGTGGCCTACCGGTCCGGACTCCTCGGGCTGTGGGCGGTCGGCGGCACGGTCCCCGCACCGGTCCACCGCACAAGCTCGCGAACGGCGTTGGCCGGACTCGTGTGTGTCTCGGGCCCCACCGGCGCAGACCGGCTGATCACCGTCACGGACGACGGCCGCCTCGCGCACTGGCGTGTGAGCACCGGTGACGACGGTCCGGCGATCGTGGCCGGCAACGACGGTGCGCTGCCCGGTGTGCGCGGCGCCGATCCCGTCCTGGCGGCCCTGCCGACGGCCGAGCACGGTGCGGTGCCGGTGGTCGGCGACAGGCAGGGCAGCGTGCGGGTCGTCCGTCCGACCGCCGCCCCCGGCCGTCCCGCGTTCCTCGAGACCTCGACAGGAAGCAGGGCCATCACGGCGATCGGTGCCCTGCGCGGGCCTCAGGGCGGCAGCGTCCTGGTGACAGCGGCGGAGCGGGATTCCACGGTGCACTTCTGGGACCCCTCGGCGGCGGCCCGCGCCGGTGACGCGCCGGCGGGCCGCATGCCGTCGATCCGCGACCTGCGACCGTATGTGTCGGCGGACGGTACCGAGACGCTGGTGGTGACGGAGCGGAGCGCCGGGCAGACGACGGTGCGGGTCCTGCGCGCGTCGGACGGTGCCGAGTTGGACGTACCGGCTCCTTCGGGCGAAGCCGAGCCGGAGGAGGCGCCGCTGCCCCAGGGGGCCGACGACCAGCACAGCCGTACCGTCGGCTGCGTCGCACTCGGCGCACCGGTCGCTCCCACCCGCCCGGCCCGGCTACGGGCGACCGCCGGGCGTGAGGGGACCGTCGTGGTGTGGCGCGAGGAACCGCGGTCCGGCTGGCGACCGGTGCGCCGCATACCGCTGGGGTCACCGTGCACCCGGCTCGCACCCCTTCCGTCGGGACCGCTCGCGGTCGCCACCGACGACGGGTTCGTGGTGCTCAGGCTCAATCCCGTCGTGCGTGAGGGTGACGGCGGGGGAACGGAGGAGACGGATGGATGA
- a CDS encoding N-acetylmuramoyl-L-alanine amidase, whose protein sequence is MNNPYLLRRTARVAATTAVALATLGVTSPAVPGVAQIPDGVRSIALHGSDPAQRALSARRTAPFSMVGVTWADSRAELDGTAQARTRDSVTGVWSGWRDLELDVRTPEIGTDTEAGGSRAGTQPLWTGPSDGVQVRVTGRGGPRSKLPAGLRVELVDPERDAAARTSYAGAAVAAASEPAVVPRSGWGADESLVLSPAKYTTDTKVVFTHHTAGTNDYTCAQSADIIRGIFLYHVQGQGWNDIGYHFLVDKCGTVFEGRAGGIDEPVVGAQTYGLNTDTAGVAVLGNYNEATTPQPVLQAVAGLAAWKLGLSGYDATGTAELTAIADNGKFTNGQKVVLNRISGHRDGYPTDCPGNNLYADLTAIRALAAAAQED, encoded by the coding sequence GTGAACAACCCGTACCTCCTCCGCCGTACCGCCCGGGTCGCGGCGACGACCGCCGTCGCCCTCGCGACCCTCGGTGTCACCTCCCCGGCGGTGCCGGGGGTGGCACAGATCCCGGACGGCGTCCGGAGCATCGCGCTGCACGGCTCCGATCCCGCCCAGCGCGCCCTGTCGGCCCGGCGCACGGCACCGTTCAGCATGGTCGGCGTCACCTGGGCGGACTCGCGAGCCGAGCTCGACGGAACGGCGCAGGCCCGTACCCGCGACAGCGTCACCGGCGTCTGGTCGGGCTGGCGCGACCTGGAACTCGATGTGCGTACGCCCGAGATCGGCACGGACACCGAGGCCGGCGGGTCTCGCGCGGGAACGCAGCCTCTGTGGACGGGGCCGTCCGACGGTGTGCAGGTCAGGGTGACGGGTCGGGGCGGGCCGCGGTCGAAGCTGCCAGCCGGGCTGCGGGTGGAGCTGGTGGACCCGGAGCGCGACGCGGCCGCCAGGACGTCGTACGCGGGCGCGGCCGTGGCCGCGGCGTCGGAGCCTGCCGTCGTCCCGCGGTCGGGGTGGGGCGCGGACGAGTCGCTGGTCCTGAGCCCGGCGAAGTACACGACGGACACGAAGGTGGTGTTCACGCACCACACGGCGGGCACCAACGACTACACGTGCGCGCAGTCCGCGGACATCATCCGCGGGATCTTCCTGTACCACGTGCAGGGTCAGGGCTGGAACGACATCGGCTACCACTTCCTGGTCGACAAGTGCGGCACCGTATTCGAGGGCCGCGCGGGCGGCATCGACGAGCCGGTCGTCGGCGCGCAGACCTACGGCCTCAACACGGACACCGCCGGTGTCGCCGTCCTCGGCAACTACAACGAGGCGACCACCCCACAGCCCGTCCTCCAGGCGGTCGCCGGGCTCGCCGCCTGGAAGCTCGGCCTCTCCGGCTACGACGCCACCGGCACGGCCGAGCTGACCGCGATCGCCGACAACGGCAAGTTCACGAACGGCCAGAAGGTCGTCCTGAACCGGATCTCCGGCCACCGCGACGGCTATCCGACCGATTGCCCCGGCAACAACCTGTACGCCGATCTGACCGCCATCCGCGCACTCGCCGCGGCTGCGCAGGAGGACTGA